A single Cnuibacter physcomitrellae DNA region contains:
- a CDS encoding MBL fold metallo-hydrolase: MAEADVIGAERSGVGVGVIGGPTVVIDLAGLRILVDPTFDPPTDYGRLVKTAGPAVQADALGALDLVLVSHDEHADNLDEAGRAIAEAAPMVVTTPSAATRLGERATGLRAWESVEHPSGLTITATPALHGPADAITPEGWVNCEVTGFLLAHPEAPTVYIGGDNASLAAVADVASRVRPDIAVLNGGGAHVPARFDDRPLTFTSARVAAAAEVLRSPRVVVAHQDGWRHFADDAAATRAAFLAAGIEDRLVESPLGRWALRD, encoded by the coding sequence ATGGCGGAGGCGGATGTGATCGGCGCGGAGAGGTCCGGGGTCGGGGTCGGGGTGATCGGCGGGCCGACGGTGGTCATCGACCTCGCGGGGCTGCGCATCCTGGTGGACCCGACGTTCGACCCGCCCACGGACTACGGTCGGCTCGTCAAGACGGCGGGTCCGGCCGTCCAGGCGGATGCGCTGGGCGCTCTCGACCTCGTGCTCGTCAGCCACGATGAGCACGCCGACAACCTGGACGAGGCCGGCCGGGCGATCGCCGAGGCGGCTCCGATGGTCGTGACGACCCCGTCCGCGGCGACCCGCCTCGGGGAGCGCGCGACGGGCCTGCGCGCGTGGGAGTCGGTCGAGCATCCGTCGGGCCTCACCATCACCGCGACCCCCGCGCTCCACGGCCCCGCCGACGCGATCACGCCCGAGGGGTGGGTCAACTGCGAGGTCACCGGGTTCCTCCTCGCGCACCCCGAGGCCCCCACGGTCTACATAGGTGGCGACAACGCCTCGCTCGCCGCCGTGGCGGACGTCGCCTCGCGCGTCCGGCCCGACATCGCCGTGCTCAACGGCGGCGGCGCGCACGTCCCGGCGAGGTTCGACGACCGACCGCTCACCTTCACGTCGGCCCGGGTGGCAGCGGCGGCGGAGGTGCTCCGCAGTCCGCGAGTCGTGGTCGCCCACCAGGACGGCTGGCGCCACTTCGCCGACGACGCCGCCGCGACCAGAGCCGCCTTCCTCGCCGCCGGCATCGAGGACCGCCTCGTCGAGTCGCCGCTCGGCCGCTGGGCCCTCCGCGACTGA
- a CDS encoding SDR family oxidoreductase, with translation MTERTWFITGINSGFGRQLTEQLLAAGDRVVGTVRRDGSVADLERRYGDRLVVPHLDVTDVPAVRRVVDDAFARLGRIDVVVNNAGYGLFGAAEELTDEQVQHQLATNLLGSIQVTRAALPHLRGQGGGRIVQLSTYGGLATNPGASLYHASKWGIEGFMESLAKETAPFGIEVTIVEPGGARTEFRFDSLATATPLAAYDDTPAAMTRAAGDRSRPSLGDPAKMAAAIIASVDVSPAPRRLVLGSDSYRFITAALQERLAEIVPQAGSAAATDWSD, from the coding sequence GTGACGGAGCGGACATGGTTCATCACCGGGATCAACAGCGGATTCGGCCGGCAGCTCACGGAGCAGCTGCTCGCGGCCGGGGACCGCGTGGTGGGAACGGTGCGAAGGGACGGGTCGGTCGCCGACCTCGAACGGCGGTACGGCGATCGACTCGTGGTGCCGCATCTGGACGTGACCGACGTGCCGGCCGTCCGGCGGGTGGTCGACGACGCCTTCGCCCGGCTGGGCCGCATCGACGTCGTGGTCAACAACGCCGGCTACGGCCTCTTCGGCGCGGCGGAGGAGCTCACCGACGAACAGGTGCAGCACCAGCTGGCGACGAACCTGCTGGGGTCGATCCAGGTCACCCGAGCGGCGCTGCCCCACCTGCGCGGCCAGGGCGGAGGCCGGATCGTCCAACTGTCGACCTACGGTGGTCTGGCCACCAACCCCGGCGCGTCGCTGTACCACGCGTCGAAGTGGGGCATCGAGGGGTTCATGGAGTCGCTGGCCAAGGAGACGGCACCGTTCGGCATCGAGGTGACCATCGTCGAGCCCGGGGGCGCGCGGACCGAGTTCCGGTTCGACAGCCTCGCCACCGCGACGCCCCTGGCCGCCTACGACGACACGCCCGCGGCGATGACCCGGGCCGCGGGCGATCGCTCCCGGCCCTCCCTCGGCGACCCCGCGAAGATGGCGGCGGCGATCATCGCCAGCGTCGACGTCTCCCCCGCACCCCGCCGCCTCGTGCTCGGCAGCGACTCGTACCGGTTCATTACCGCCGCCCTCCAGGAACGGCTCGCGGAGATCGTCCCGCAGGCCGGGTCCGCCGCCGCGACCGACTGGTCCGACTGA
- a CDS encoding helix-turn-helix domain-containing protein, protein MDARNELGTFLRARRELVQPEDVGLPRGATRKVHGLRREEVAALAGISSEYYLRLERGRDTHPSDQVLDALARVLQLDHESRGYLLDLARARPSSPPAEGDRLPADAQLLLDTIGAPAFIVNRYRDVLAANAAATELSPMMRPGVNRIRALFLDAETQRAHPDWEQHAASMVAQLRADLGTRTDDPRAQTLIGELTMKSSLFRTLWDRHDVGRGGRSDTLIVRPGRPPLAFRQEKLQLVADPALLLVVYLPQTAPSDVPPADSGEGLSGCRAWPET, encoded by the coding sequence GTGGATGCGCGCAACGAACTCGGCACGTTCCTCCGGGCACGTCGCGAGCTGGTGCAGCCCGAGGACGTGGGGCTGCCGCGCGGCGCGACCCGGAAGGTGCACGGCCTCCGCCGGGAGGAGGTCGCCGCGCTGGCCGGCATCAGCAGCGAGTACTACCTCCGTCTCGAACGAGGACGCGACACCCACCCGTCCGACCAGGTGCTGGACGCGCTCGCCCGCGTGCTGCAGCTCGACCACGAGAGCCGGGGCTACCTCCTCGATCTCGCCCGGGCGCGTCCGTCGTCGCCCCCGGCGGAGGGCGACAGGCTGCCCGCCGATGCCCAGCTCCTGCTCGACACCATCGGAGCGCCGGCGTTCATCGTCAACAGGTACCGCGACGTCCTCGCCGCCAATGCCGCCGCGACGGAGCTCTCACCGATGATGCGTCCTGGCGTGAACCGCATCCGGGCCCTGTTCCTCGACGCGGAGACCCAGCGGGCGCATCCGGACTGGGAGCAGCACGCCGCCTCGATGGTCGCGCAGCTGCGGGCCGACCTCGGCACACGCACCGACGACCCCCGCGCGCAGACGCTCATCGGCGAGCTGACGATGAAGAGCAGCCTGTTCCGCACGCTCTGGGACCGCCACGACGTGGGCCGAGGGGGCCGGAGCGACACCCTCATCGTCCGTCCCGGCCGGCCTCCGCTCGCCTTTCGGCAGGAGAAGCTCCAGCTGGTCGCCGATCCCGCGCTGCTGCTGGTCGTCTACCTCCCGCAGACCGCCCCCTCGGACGTCCCGCCCGCCGACTCGGGGGAGGGGCTCAGCGGATGCCGAGCGTGGCCAGAGACGTGA
- a CDS encoding SDR family NAD(P)-dependent oxidoreductase produces MTDTTRLPEQLTAPAPGTVALVTGANSGIGLEVARQLVERGVTVWMGARDAEKGREAAARLGDGARSLRIDVTEPTSIEAAAEQVGDLDILVNNAGVNPGAEDITGTSLEQLRTAYETNVFGLVAVTQAFLPALRRSAHPRIVNVSSGTGSLVWNSGPNPQFDWERVKGGGLAYRSSKTAVNAVTLLTAQALGEGFKVNALAPGLRATNLVPGMSVGGDPAEAATGAVRLALLPDDGPTGALWSWDGTRAPW; encoded by the coding sequence ATGACCGACACGACACGCCTTCCGGAGCAGCTGACGGCCCCCGCGCCAGGGACCGTCGCCCTCGTCACCGGAGCGAACAGCGGGATCGGGCTCGAGGTGGCGCGGCAGCTCGTCGAGCGCGGCGTGACCGTCTGGATGGGCGCCCGCGACGCCGAGAAGGGGCGAGAGGCCGCCGCGCGGCTCGGCGACGGGGCGCGCTCGCTCCGGATCGACGTCACGGAGCCGACCTCGATCGAGGCCGCGGCGGAGCAGGTGGGAGACCTGGACATCCTCGTCAACAACGCCGGGGTGAACCCGGGCGCGGAGGACATCACCGGGACGTCTCTGGAGCAGCTGCGCACCGCCTACGAGACCAACGTGTTCGGGCTCGTCGCCGTGACGCAGGCGTTCCTCCCCGCCCTGCGGCGGTCTGCGCATCCGCGGATCGTGAACGTGTCGAGCGGCACCGGCTCGCTCGTCTGGAACAGCGGACCGAATCCGCAGTTCGACTGGGAGCGGGTGAAGGGCGGCGGACTGGCCTACCGGAGCTCGAAGACGGCCGTCAACGCCGTCACCCTCCTCACCGCGCAGGCGTTGGGAGAGGGCTTCAAGGTGAACGCGCTGGCCCCGGGTCTGCGCGCCACGAACCTCGTCCCGGGGATGTCGGTCGGCGGCGACCCGGCGGAGGCCGCCACGGGCGCCGTGCGTCTCGCCCTGCTCCCGGACGACGGCCCGACGGGAGCGCTCTGGTCCTGGGACGGCACCCGCGCCCCGTGGTGA
- the ftsW gene encoding putative lipid II flippase FtsW yields the protein MTTPLPDADRPSRAAVAPRIVRVLLAPLPRRLSADAAVLLAVVLFLVMFGLVMVLSASSVDSRIDSGDSFTVFLRQASFAAVGVPLMLLAARMPATLWARLSGPVLLVGCALQLLALVTPLGVTVNGNRNWLELGPLTFQPSEIVKAGIVLWLAMFLAQRERRLGEMRGAVLPTLLVPGAAIGLVLLGGDLGTAMILLAVVVGALYFAGVRMRHLLLVVGVIAVAVVIAAISRPSRLARIGAFLDPASADPGDDGYQTLNGYYALSDGGVFGAGIGGSKEKWAWLPAVDTDFIFAIVGDDLGFIGACTVLALLIVLAIVFARMTRGAQTMHQRVLTGAVMTWILGESLVNIAVVLGLFPVLGVPLPFVSAGGTALLSALVMVGAVVSVSRPGRSSPVR from the coding sequence GTGACGACTCCGCTGCCCGACGCAGACCGACCGTCCCGGGCGGCGGTCGCCCCGAGGATCGTGCGGGTGCTCCTCGCGCCGCTCCCGCGCAGGCTCTCCGCCGACGCGGCCGTGCTGCTGGCGGTGGTGCTCTTCCTCGTGATGTTCGGCCTGGTCATGGTGCTGTCCGCCTCCTCGGTGGACTCACGCATCGACTCGGGCGACTCGTTCACCGTCTTCCTGCGGCAGGCCTCCTTCGCGGCGGTCGGGGTGCCGCTCATGCTCCTCGCGGCCCGGATGCCCGCGACGCTGTGGGCGCGTCTGTCCGGTCCCGTCCTGCTCGTCGGATGCGCGCTGCAGCTCCTCGCACTGGTCACCCCGCTGGGTGTCACGGTCAACGGCAACCGCAACTGGCTCGAGCTCGGTCCGCTGACCTTCCAGCCGTCGGAGATCGTCAAGGCCGGCATCGTGCTCTGGCTCGCGATGTTCCTCGCCCAGCGCGAGCGGCGTCTGGGAGAGATGCGCGGCGCGGTCCTCCCCACGCTCCTGGTGCCGGGCGCGGCCATCGGGCTCGTCCTCCTCGGCGGCGATCTCGGGACCGCGATGATCCTCCTCGCCGTTGTCGTCGGCGCCCTCTACTTCGCGGGCGTCCGGATGCGTCACCTCCTGCTCGTCGTCGGGGTGATCGCCGTGGCCGTCGTCATCGCCGCGATCAGCCGCCCGAGCCGCCTCGCGCGCATCGGCGCCTTCCTCGACCCGGCGAGCGCGGATCCGGGTGACGACGGCTACCAGACGCTCAACGGCTACTACGCGCTGAGCGACGGCGGGGTGTTCGGCGCCGGCATCGGCGGCTCCAAGGAGAAGTGGGCGTGGCTTCCCGCCGTCGACACCGACTTCATCTTCGCGATCGTCGGCGACGACCTCGGCTTCATCGGAGCGTGCACGGTCCTGGCGCTGCTCATCGTGCTCGCGATCGTCTTCGCCCGAATGACCAGGGGCGCCCAGACGATGCACCAGAGGGTGCTCACGGGCGCGGTGATGACGTGGATCCTCGGGGAATCCCTCGTCAACATCGCCGTCGTGCTCGGGCTCTTCCCCGTGCTCGGCGTGCCGCTGCCCTTCGTCTCCGCCGGCGGCACCGCCCTGCTCAGCGCCCTCGTGATGGTCGGCGCCGTCGTCTCCGTCAGTCGACCCGGGAGATCCTCGCCCGTCCGCTGA
- a CDS encoding VOC family protein: MEQRVSFITLAVADPRRSHAFYVDGLGWEPIFVGDDVLMLPVAERVILSLWSVDGFTAEIGEAPASGVAPITLAHNLATPAEVDAVLDEAARLGAPVSAGRTREWGGYSGYFSDPDGFRWEVAVNPGPTGEFVLPTRPGTAGSPT; this comes from the coding sequence ATGGAACAGCGCGTCAGCTTCATCACGCTCGCCGTAGCCGATCCGAGGCGCAGCCATGCCTTCTACGTGGACGGGCTGGGGTGGGAGCCGATCTTCGTCGGCGACGACGTGCTGATGCTGCCGGTGGCTGAGCGGGTGATCCTGTCGCTGTGGTCCGTGGACGGGTTCACGGCCGAGATCGGTGAGGCCCCCGCATCCGGGGTCGCCCCGATCACCCTCGCCCACAACCTGGCGACGCCCGCAGAGGTCGACGCCGTCCTCGACGAAGCGGCACGGCTCGGCGCCCCGGTGAGCGCCGGCCGCACCCGGGAGTGGGGCGGGTACTCGGGGTACTTCTCGGACCCCGACGGGTTCCGCTGGGAGGTCGCGGTCAACCCCGGACCGACCGGCGAGTTCGTGCTCCCGACCCGGCCGGGCACCGCCGGCTCGCCGACCTGA
- a CDS encoding DUF6188 family protein yields the protein MYGVPADESFAFFEGRRLDAVTYGRYQVALSFDGEVSIQIEGEIGVAAAGVPEVVVTDARDVARPLLDLLARTVVSVRVDPPTSLTLVFDDGTEVRAIDDLGPYESFTIHHGMSLWII from the coding sequence GTGTACGGAGTGCCCGCCGATGAGTCGTTCGCCTTCTTCGAGGGGCGTCGTCTCGACGCCGTCACGTACGGCCGGTATCAGGTGGCGCTCTCCTTCGACGGCGAGGTGTCGATCCAGATCGAGGGCGAGATCGGGGTCGCCGCGGCCGGTGTGCCGGAAGTGGTGGTGACCGACGCGAGGGACGTCGCGCGCCCGCTCCTCGACCTGCTCGCTCGCACCGTCGTCTCGGTGCGGGTCGACCCTCCGACGAGCCTCACGCTGGTGTTCGACGACGGCACCGAGGTCCGTGCGATCGACGATCTCGGGCCCTACGAGTCCTTCACGATCCACCACGGGATGAGCCTGTGGATCATCTGA
- the acs gene encoding acetate--CoA ligase codes for MGTSPDSIDNLLHESRRFSPPPEFVENAVATAELYERAAADRLGFWAEQARELHWHTPFSDDRVLDWSNPPFARWFDDGEINVAYNCLDRHVEAGRGDRVALHWEGEPGDSRSLTYAELTAEVKKAANLLAGLGVGQGDRVAIYLPLIPEAVIAMLAVARLGAVHSVVFGGFSAESLRARIDDADAKLVITADGGYRKGKVSPLKPAVDAALALPDADGATGTHTVERVLVVKRGENEIDWTPGRDLWWHEEIATVDAEHIAQAFPAESPLFILYTSGTTGKPKGILHTSGGYLTQAAYTHRTLFDLHPETDVYWSTADVGWITGHSYVVYGPLANGATEVIYEGTPESPHPGRWWEIVEKYKVTILYAAPTAIRTFMKLGRQIPQRFDLSSLRLLGSVGEPINPEAWVWYRDVIGDGITPIVDTWWQTETGAIMISALPGVTILKPGSAQVPVPGISVDVVDEQGVSVGADQGGLLVVTEPWPSMARGIWGDPDRFIDTYWSRFGPTVYFAGDGARRDKDGDIWLLGRVDDVMNVSGHRLSTAEIESSLVANPMVAEAAVVGASDETTGQAVVAFVIIKQSHLEAASAEDAIPQLRKHVADQIGPIARPRDIYLVTELPKTRSGKIMRRLLRDVAEGREVGDTTTLADTTVMQVIATTVR; via the coding sequence GTGGGCACGTCCCCTGACAGCATCGACAACCTGTTGCACGAGTCGCGGCGGTTCTCGCCTCCGCCGGAGTTCGTCGAGAACGCGGTCGCGACGGCCGAGCTCTACGAGCGGGCTGCGGCCGATCGCCTCGGCTTCTGGGCCGAGCAGGCGCGCGAGCTGCACTGGCACACTCCGTTCTCCGACGACCGGGTCCTCGACTGGTCGAACCCGCCCTTCGCGCGCTGGTTCGACGACGGCGAGATCAACGTGGCCTACAACTGCCTCGACCGCCATGTCGAGGCGGGACGCGGTGACCGGGTGGCGCTGCACTGGGAGGGCGAGCCCGGCGACTCCCGCTCCCTCACCTACGCGGAGCTCACCGCGGAGGTGAAGAAGGCCGCCAACCTCCTCGCCGGCCTCGGAGTGGGCCAGGGCGATCGGGTGGCGATCTACCTCCCGCTGATCCCGGAGGCCGTGATCGCGATGCTCGCCGTCGCGCGACTCGGTGCGGTGCACTCGGTCGTCTTCGGCGGCTTCTCCGCCGAGAGCCTGCGCGCGAGGATCGACGACGCGGATGCGAAGCTCGTGATCACCGCGGACGGCGGCTATCGCAAGGGCAAGGTCTCCCCGCTCAAGCCCGCCGTCGACGCCGCCCTGGCGCTGCCCGACGCGGACGGCGCCACCGGCACCCACACCGTGGAGCGCGTCCTCGTGGTCAAGAGGGGCGAGAACGAGATCGACTGGACCCCGGGTCGCGACCTGTGGTGGCACGAGGAGATCGCCACGGTCGACGCCGAGCACATCGCGCAGGCCTTCCCCGCGGAGAGCCCGCTGTTCATCCTCTACACCTCCGGGACGACCGGGAAGCCCAAGGGCATCCTGCACACCTCCGGCGGATACCTCACGCAGGCCGCCTACACGCACCGGACCCTGTTCGACCTGCATCCCGAGACCGACGTGTACTGGTCCACCGCCGACGTGGGCTGGATCACCGGACACTCCTACGTCGTCTACGGCCCGCTGGCCAACGGTGCGACCGAGGTGATCTACGAGGGAACCCCCGAGAGCCCGCATCCGGGCCGGTGGTGGGAGATCGTGGAGAAGTACAAGGTGACGATCCTGTACGCGGCGCCCACGGCGATCCGCACCTTCATGAAGCTCGGACGGCAGATCCCCCAGCGGTTCGACCTGTCGTCGCTGCGCCTGCTCGGCAGCGTGGGCGAGCCGATCAACCCGGAGGCGTGGGTCTGGTACCGCGACGTCATCGGCGACGGCATCACCCCGATCGTCGACACCTGGTGGCAGACCGAGACCGGGGCGATCATGATCTCGGCCCTTCCCGGGGTCACGATCCTCAAGCCCGGATCCGCGCAGGTGCCCGTGCCCGGGATCAGCGTCGACGTCGTCGACGAGCAGGGCGTCTCGGTCGGAGCCGACCAGGGCGGGCTCCTCGTCGTCACCGAGCCGTGGCCGAGCATGGCCCGCGGCATCTGGGGCGACCCGGACCGGTTCATCGACACCTACTGGTCGAGGTTCGGACCCACCGTGTACTTCGCCGGCGACGGCGCTCGGCGCGACAAGGACGGCGACATCTGGCTGCTCGGGCGGGTCGACGACGTGATGAACGTGTCCGGCCACCGCCTGTCCACCGCCGAGATCGAGTCGTCGCTGGTGGCGAACCCGATGGTCGCGGAGGCCGCCGTGGTCGGCGCGTCCGACGAGACCACGGGTCAGGCGGTGGTCGCGTTCGTGATCATCAAGCAGTCGCACCTCGAGGCGGCCAGCGCCGAGGATGCGATCCCGCAGCTCCGCAAGCACGTCGCCGACCAGATCGGACCCATCGCCCGGCCCCGCGACATCTACCTCGTCACCGAGCTGCCCAAGACCCGCTCCGGGAAGATCATGCGCCGCCTCCTCCGGGACGTCGCCGAGGGCCGCGAGGTCGGAGACACCACCACCCTCGCCGACACCACCGTCATGCAGGTCATCGCCACGACGGTCCGGTAG
- a CDS encoding dihydrofolate reductase family protein has translation MATVVSSATMSLDGFIARDDDSVGALFDWYSAGDVEVPSANPDVRFRLTPTSAEFWRAWTSQVGALVVGRRLFDITRGWGGRHPLGVPVVVLTHTPPEDWSPAGAEDFRFVTSGIREAIAAASEIAGDGVVAVAAGTVAGQALQAGLLDAVAIDLAPVVLGSGRRYFGDVDPGTALLRDPDVVVAPGVTHLVYRLRPSAEEDAAAGVR, from the coding sequence ATGGCGACGGTGGTGTCGTCGGCGACGATGTCGCTCGACGGGTTCATCGCGCGGGACGACGACTCGGTCGGCGCGCTGTTCGACTGGTACTCCGCGGGTGACGTCGAGGTCCCCAGCGCGAACCCGGACGTCCGCTTCCGCCTGACGCCGACCAGCGCTGAGTTCTGGCGCGCCTGGACGTCGCAGGTCGGAGCACTGGTCGTCGGCCGTCGCCTCTTCGACATCACCCGCGGATGGGGTGGGCGGCATCCGCTCGGAGTACCCGTCGTCGTGCTCACGCACACGCCTCCCGAGGACTGGTCTCCGGCAGGCGCGGAGGACTTCCGCTTCGTGACCAGCGGCATCCGGGAGGCGATCGCGGCCGCGTCGGAGATCGCGGGTGACGGCGTCGTCGCCGTCGCGGCCGGCACCGTCGCCGGGCAGGCGCTCCAGGCCGGTCTCCTCGACGCCGTCGCGATCGATCTCGCACCCGTCGTGCTCGGCAGCGGTCGACGCTACTTCGGCGACGTCGACCCCGGCACGGCCCTCCTGCGCGACCCCGACGTCGTCGTCGCCCCCGGGGTCACCCACCTCGTCTACCGCCTCCGGCCCTCCGCCGAGGAGGACGCGGCCGCGGGGGTCAGATGA
- a CDS encoding LuxR C-terminal-related transcriptional regulator, giving the protein MDLTTMRPDDAALLQQATRMVRDQTGLSVAFGGLRGARSIRVSAVSGAPLRRLTSIDVRPARGLGGLAWVSGQPAVVRDYGRAEGITHDFDAQILGEGIASLAVAPIVVDLQVRGLLYAGSRESGSLDSTMASLTRVASSVAQELRVRDLVDERVQLRMRKAVVDDPAPDLRGALLRIAAETRDPDTARALEELLGSADAAPSSEAELTRRQRDVLALVAYGLTNAQIGARLSLSEVTVKSYLRAIMSRLSVRTRGQAVIEARRLGLLRPSPLDPAS; this is encoded by the coding sequence ATGGATCTCACCACGATGCGCCCCGACGACGCGGCGCTGCTACAGCAGGCCACCAGGATGGTCCGGGATCAGACCGGGCTCTCGGTCGCCTTCGGCGGGCTCCGAGGCGCGCGCAGCATCCGGGTGTCGGCCGTCTCGGGTGCACCTCTCCGACGGCTCACGAGCATCGACGTCCGCCCCGCTCGTGGTCTGGGCGGGCTCGCCTGGGTCTCGGGACAGCCCGCCGTCGTCCGTGACTACGGGAGGGCGGAGGGGATCACCCACGACTTCGACGCCCAGATCCTCGGCGAGGGGATCGCCTCGCTCGCCGTGGCCCCCATCGTCGTCGACCTCCAGGTCCGCGGCCTCCTCTACGCGGGCAGCCGCGAGTCGGGCTCGCTGGACTCCACGATGGCGTCGCTCACGAGGGTGGCGTCGTCCGTCGCTCAGGAGCTCCGCGTCCGCGACCTCGTCGACGAGCGGGTGCAGCTGCGGATGCGGAAGGCCGTCGTCGACGACCCCGCTCCCGACCTCCGCGGTGCCCTGCTCCGGATCGCCGCGGAGACGCGGGACCCCGACACCGCCCGTGCGCTCGAGGAGCTGCTCGGCTCGGCGGACGCGGCCCCGTCGTCGGAGGCCGAGCTGACGAGACGCCAGCGGGACGTCCTCGCCCTGGTCGCGTACGGGCTCACCAACGCGCAGATCGGAGCCAGGCTGAGCCTGTCGGAGGTCACGGTGAAGAGCTACCTGCGCGCGATCATGTCCCGGCTGTCGGTGCGCACGCGCGGCCAGGCCGTGATCGAGGCCCGGCGGCTCGGGCTCCTGCGCCCGTCCCCCCTCGACCCCGCCTCCTGA
- a CDS encoding TetR family transcriptional regulator encodes MAWDVEGTRRRLREAALAEFAAHGFDGTTVAAIAARSGVNKERLYSYYGDKKALWDLVLTEELERLATAVELSGAGLDDIGEFAGATYDYHAAHPELGRLLQWEGLQDGPPARADIRTQHYREKIARFAAAQDEGLIDPDIDPGHLAFSLIALAAWWQTVPQLAEMITGAGPTDEHERAARRRFVVEAAKRLAAPRRA; translated from the coding sequence ATGGCCTGGGATGTGGAGGGAACGCGGCGACGCCTCCGCGAGGCCGCGCTCGCCGAGTTCGCGGCGCACGGGTTCGACGGCACGACGGTCGCCGCCATCGCGGCGCGATCCGGGGTGAACAAGGAGCGCCTCTACAGCTACTACGGCGACAAGAAGGCACTCTGGGACCTCGTGCTCACGGAGGAGCTCGAGCGCCTCGCCACCGCGGTCGAGCTCTCGGGCGCCGGGTTGGACGACATCGGCGAGTTCGCCGGTGCGACCTACGACTACCACGCCGCTCATCCCGAGCTCGGCCGACTGCTGCAGTGGGAGGGCCTGCAGGACGGCCCTCCCGCGCGGGCCGACATCCGCACGCAGCACTACCGCGAGAAGATCGCGCGGTTCGCCGCCGCCCAGGACGAGGGGCTGATCGACCCGGACATCGACCCCGGCCACCTCGCGTTCTCGCTCATCGCCCTCGCGGCCTGGTGGCAGACCGTGCCGCAGCTGGCGGAGATGATCACGGGCGCCGGCCCCACCGACGAGCACGAGCGCGCCGCCCGCCGGCGCTTCGTCGTCGAGGCCGCGAAGCGCCTCGCCGCCCCGCGTCGAGCCTGA
- a CDS encoding PLDc N-terminal domain-containing protein, giving the protein MYVIFSFLLLALTIGALVDIIRRDEGQIKHLPKVVWVLLVVFLPMIGTVLWFTIGREYDRRPTENVSFGDPRRWHREPPPSPAAGPARDTRSTEEQLAELEREIEYYDKLRRPDQTP; this is encoded by the coding sequence GTGTACGTCATCTTCTCCTTCCTGCTGCTCGCGCTGACGATCGGCGCGCTGGTCGACATCATCAGGCGCGACGAAGGGCAGATCAAGCATCTGCCGAAGGTCGTCTGGGTGCTGCTGGTCGTGTTCCTGCCGATGATCGGCACGGTGCTCTGGTTCACGATCGGTCGCGAGTACGACCGGCGGCCGACCGAGAACGTCAGCTTCGGCGATCCCCGCCGCTGGCACCGGGAACCGCCGCCCTCGCCCGCGGCGGGCCCGGCGCGCGACACCCGCTCGACCGAGGAGCAGCTCGCCGAGCTGGAGCGCGAGATCGAGTACTACGACAAGCTCCGCCGCCCCGACCAGACCCCCTGA
- a CDS encoding phosphatase PAP2 family protein, giving the protein MSANHLSDVVVSRRSRFHRRFLFELRVVPAPARRRSFTLGGILMGLGALAFVALVVQVATGTGLTALDPGVAEWFRQKRFAEGTVVMDTLATVFGPVFLPLIILVVLVVWFAVARHLWRPLLLASGTVFGVICVQITAHVVQRPRPPMEYMLLGADGTFSFPSGHVTGVSDFFLLLTYLLVSRRPSLPAWIGGFALSAAMIACQIVARLYLGYHWLTDTLASVALAVAILGAVITVDTWRTTRAAPATTTAEVR; this is encoded by the coding sequence GTGTCGGCGAACCACCTCTCGGATGTCGTCGTCTCACGCCGGTCGCGGTTCCACAGGAGGTTCCTGTTCGAGCTCCGCGTCGTCCCCGCCCCGGCTCGGAGACGCTCGTTCACCCTCGGAGGGATCCTGATGGGGCTGGGAGCGCTCGCGTTCGTCGCCCTCGTCGTGCAGGTGGCCACGGGTACCGGCCTGACGGCGCTGGACCCCGGCGTCGCCGAGTGGTTCCGCCAGAAGCGGTTCGCGGAGGGGACCGTCGTGATGGACACCCTCGCCACGGTCTTCGGACCGGTCTTCCTGCCGCTGATCATCCTGGTCGTGCTCGTCGTGTGGTTCGCCGTGGCACGCCACCTCTGGCGGCCGCTGCTGTTGGCGTCGGGCACCGTGTTCGGGGTGATCTGCGTGCAGATCACGGCGCACGTCGTGCAGCGCCCGCGTCCCCCGATGGAGTACATGCTCCTCGGGGCGGACGGCACGTTCTCCTTCCCCTCCGGCCACGTCACCGGCGTGAGCGACTTCTTCCTCCTCCTCACCTACCTGCTCGTCTCGCGCCGACCCTCGCTCCCGGCCTGGATCGGAGGGTTCGCGCTCTCCGCCGCCATGATCGCCTGCCAGATCGTCGCCCGCCTCTACCTCGGCTACCACTGGCTCACCGACACCCTCGCGTCCGTCGCGCTGGCCGTGGCCATCCTGGGCGCGGTGATCACGGTCGACACCTGGCGGACCACCCGCGCGGCACCCGCCACGACCACGGCCGAGGTCAGATAG